In one window of Henckelia pumila isolate YLH828 chromosome 1, ASM3356847v2, whole genome shotgun sequence DNA:
- the LOC140875203 gene encoding uncharacterized protein translates to MANFDLEPPSFSLGLDFDTESVPPPNSSTQPAEQPPIQINEDEDFESPVRVSNPPRVLKRLRKGPALQPKSEVRNGEASDARVKCDVDDEIEGFSSEEDCPRAGNPPGHSKCSSSKPSLHGRQVFTQSGSIWKSTKREEVFGYSTPISPLRRFQLIESDSDDPSDGEDVSKVGCSTSSSGKMQSNPRQHAASGFFGRGKASVGDHETDLWNDFCKEKNFHIPTPAFDEVCHEYFRSKKSENEVVINREDSNSGKNWNVGSFAPAHCYFFHDDSRIQKLVRDRLPNFFPLGAAKNQEHKQQKASVIDYMHQFGHEENSKRTYETSSTRTKRNVSKSNSVMPEDSENWVNPKGRGIPKNAGKRRVHSDSKSGGHWYTNSSGQRVYVSRNGQQLSGPSAYRGYRKESGIGFKNSKKKAAAKRKTAAKKKSAPKKK, encoded by the exons ATGGCGAATTTTGATTTAGAGCCTCCTTCCTTCTCTCTAGGGCTCGATTTCGACACAGAATCGGTACCGCCTCCCAACTCATCAACCCAGCCAGCTGAACAGCCTCCGATTCAAATTAACGAAGACGAAGATTTTGAATCCCCAGTCAGGGTTTCTAACCCACCTCGGGTGCTTAAAAGGCTCCGAAAGGGGCCCGCCCTACAGCCCAAATCCGAGGTCCGAAATGGAGAAGCCAGTGATGCACGGGTGAAATGCGACGTGGATGATGAAATTGAGGGTTTTTCTTCCGAGGAGGATTGCCCTAGAG CTGGAAATCCTCCTGGTCATTCTAAATGTAGCAGCTCGAAGCCCTCACTGCATGGCCGGCAAGTTTTTACACAATCTGGTAGTATCTGGAAATCAACCAAGAGGGAAGAGGTTTTTGGTTATTCGACACCTATCAGTCCTCTCCGAAGATTCCAGCTGATTGAATCTGATTCGGACGATCCATCTGATGGCGAAGATGTGTCTAAAGTTGGTTGTTCAACTTCATCTTCTGGGAAAATGCAATCAAATCCTCGTCAACATGCAGCCTCTGGCTTCTTTGGGAGAGGGAAAGCATCAGTTGGTGATCACGAAACTGACTTGTGGAATGATTTCTGCAAGGAGAAGAATTTTCACATCCCTACACCTGCTTTTGATGAGGTCTGTCATGAATATTTCAGATCCAAGAAATCTGAGAATGAAGTGGTAATTAACCGTGAGGACTCTAACAGTGGGAAGAACTGGAATGTGGGTTCTTTTGCTCCAGCTCATTGCTACTTTTTCCATGATGATTCAAGAATTCAGAAACTGGTTCGTGATCGTTTGCCCAACTTCTTCCCCTTGGGAGCAGCAAAAAATCAGGAACATAAGCAGCAAAAGGCATCAGTTATTGATTACAT GCATCAATTCGGCCATGAAGAGAATTCAAAGAGAACATACGAAACTAGCTCCACGAGGACCAAGAGAAATGTTTCAAAATCGAACTCCGTCATGCCTGAAGATTCTGAGAATTGGGTGAATCCAAAAGGTCGTGGAATTCCTAAAAATGCTGGCAAGAGAAGGGTGCATTCTGACAGTAAATCTGGTGGTCACTGGTACACCAACTCAAGTGGCCAAAGA GTTTACGTTAGCAGAAATGGTCAGCAGTTGAGTGGTCCAAGTGCTTACAGGGGTTATAGGAAG GAAAGTGGAATCGGGTTCAAAAATTCGAAGAAGAAAGCAGCTGCGAAGAGGAAAACCGCTGCAAAGAAAAAAAGTGCTCCCAAGAAGAAATAA